The stretch of DNA ATCGGTGTCCAGCTGGAATCCTTCGAGTGGCTGATGCGAGAAGGCCTGGCGGAGCTCTTCGACGAGATCTCCCCGATCGAGTCCTACAACGGCGGCATGAAGCTGTTCTTCCCGGGAAAGTCGCGCGAGGCGCGTGAATTCAAGCTCAAGTTCTGGTTCGAAGATCCCAAGCACGACATCGAAGAATGCGTCGAGCGCGACCTGACCTTCGCCGCGCCGATGTACGTTTCCGTGCTGCTTGCCGGCCCCGAGGTTTCAGAGCCGATCAAGCAGGACCTGTTCCTCGGCGATTTCCCATTGATGACCGAGAAGGGGACCTTCATCATCAATGGCACCGAGCGGGTTGTAGTCTCTCAATTGATCCGCTCGCCCGGTGTCTACTTCGAGGCACCGGAAGACCGCGCCACCGGACGTCGGCTGGCGTCAGCCAAGCTGATCCCCGACCGCGGCGCCTGGATGGAGTTCGAAACCCGCAAGAGCGACTACATCACGCTCAAGTTCAACCGCAAGCGCACGGTGCCGGTATCGATCCTGCTGCGGGCGATGTCGGCGGTCGACGATGGGCTGGACGTTTCGCCCCTCACCGACGGCAGCGACGAGGAGCTGATCGGCATCTTCTCGGCTGTGGACAACAAGCCGGACCATCCGTACATCGCCACCACCATTCGCCAGGAGCCTACCTGGGAGATCAAGCACGGGCGCACCCTGGGGCAGGAGGCGCTGATCGAGTTCTATCGGCGCATGCGCCCCGGCGATCCGCCGACGCTTGACAACGCCCGGGAATACCTGCGCGACCAGCTGTTCGACCAGCGGCGCTATGACCTGGAGCGCGTTGGGCGCTACAAGCTGAACCAGAAGCTCGACCTTCAGGAAATCGTGCCCCTGGCACACCGAAGGGTCACGACCTGGGACGTCGTCCGCCTGGTCATGCGCCTGATCCAGATCAACAACAACCAGGTCAACCCCGATGATATCGATCACCTTGGCAACCGCCGGGTGAAGACGGTGGGCGAGTTGATCCAGGGCAAGCTTCGGGTTGGCCTGAGGCGCATGGAGCGCGTGATCTTGGAGCGGATGTCCATCCGCGACCAGGAGCAGCTCTCGCCGGTTTCGCTGGTCAATATCCGTCCCGTCGTGGCGGCCATCCGCGAGTTCTTCGGCTCCAGCCAGCTCTCTCAGTTCATGGACCAGACCAACCCGCTGGCCGAGCTCAGGCACAAACGCACACTGTCGGCCCTCGGCCCGGGCGGGCTGCGCCGCGAACGGGCGGGGTTCGATGTGCGCGACGTCCACCACTCGCACTATGGCCGCATCTGCCCGATCGAGACACCGGAAGGTCCGAACATCGGCCTGATTGGACGCCTGGCTTCCTATGCCAAGGTCAACCGCTTCGGCTTCATCGAGACCCCTTACCGCAAGGTCCACCGTGAGCTCGATGCGGGTGACGCAAGTCTGATCGGACGGACGATCCGAGGGCAGATCGTCGACCCCAAGAGTGGCAATGTCATCGCGGAAGACAGCCAGGTGGTCACGCCGCAGATGGTCAAGGGTCTGAGCAAGCTCGGGCGGCCCGTGCCCATCGAGCCTTTCGTTTCGGGCGAGACAGCCTATCTATCCGCGGATGAGGAAGACAAGTGGGTGATTGCCCAGGCCAACGCTCCCTTGAATGAGAACAGCGAGTTCGTCCGCCAGCGGGCCTCTTGTCGGCATCACGGCGAGTTCCTGTTCGTCTCACCGCCCGAGATCGACTACATGGATGTCGCCCCTCGCCAGATTGTCGGCGTGAGCGCCTCCCTGATCCCCTTCCTCGAGCATGACGATGCCAACCGCGCCCTGATGGGCTCGAACATGCAGACCCAGGCCGTCCCGCTGGTCCGGCCGGAGGTGCCTTTGGTTTCCACGGGCATGGAGCGGCAAGCGGCGCTGGACTCGGGACAGGTGGCTGTCTCCGACGTCACCGGCGAAGTCGAGTCGGTGACGGGGAGCGAGGTCGTCGTGCGTGTCGGCCGCGAGCGCCGGTCGTTCAAACTGCGCAAGTACAACCGCTCCAACCAGAGCACATGCATCGACCAGCGGCCGGCTGTCATCAAGGGGCAGCGCGTTCGGCCGGGCGATGTCATCGCCGATTCCTCGTCCACCGCCGGTGGCGAGCTTGCGCTCGGCCAGAATGTGCTCTGCGCCTTCCTCTCCTGGGAGGGCGGCAACTACGAGGATGCGATCCTGATTTCGGAGCGACTGGTCCAGGAGGACCGGTTTACCAGCGTTCACATTGAGAAGCATGAGGTCGAGGCCCGGGATACCAAGCTCGGCCCGGAGGAGATCACCTACGACATCCCGAATGTCGGCGACGAGGCGTTGCGCGACCTGAGCGAGGACGGCATCATCCGCGTTGGCGCTGAGGTTGGTCCGAACGACATCCTCGTGGGCAAGATCACCCCCAAGGGCGAAAAGGAGCTCACCCCGGAAGAGAAACTTCTGCGGGCGATTTTCGGCGAGAAGGCGCGCGAGGTGAAGGACACCTCCCTACGGATGCCTCACGGTGAACGCGGCAAGGTAGTCGCCGTCAAGGTATTCACCCGCGAGGAGCACCGCGACCTTCCGCCTGGCGTCGAGAAGATGGTGCGGGTGTCGGTGGCGCAGAAGCGCAAGGCCACAGAGGGCGACAAGATGGCCGGGCGCCACGGCAACAAGGGTGTGATCTCGCGCGTCGTCCCGGTCGAAGACATGCCCTATCTCGAAGACGGGACCCCCATCGACCTGATCCTGAACCCGCTGGGCGTGCCAGGCCGAATGAATATCGGCCAGATTTTGGAGGCGCACCTTGGCTGGGCGGCCGACCGCCTCGGCTTCCGCGCCGTCACCCCGGTCTTCGACGGTGCCGACGAAGAGGAGATCGAGGCTGAGCTCGCCCGCGCCTGGTTGGTCGATCGAGCCTGGGACGAGGTTGGCGACCGGGCCTGGGACTGGGTGAAATCGGCTGGATACTATCAGGAAGAGGCCTTCCGCGACGAAGATGAGGTGCGGCGGCTGTACCTGGAACACTGGCTCGCCGACCGTGGTTTCGACCCAGAGCAGATCGCCATCGATCCCAACTACGCCCGCCGGGCGGCGACACGTCAGTGGCTGCGGGAACGCGGCTTCAACCCTGAAATGGCTTTACTGTTCGAGGACGAGGACATTCGGGGCGAGGAGCGCACTCGCCGCGACCAGGCAGGCGTCGAAGCCTGCCTGAGAATCTGGATACAGGACAACGGCGGCGAGGATCCCGGACAGGTCGAGCCTGAGGTGCTGCGCGAGCGCAGCCTGGCGGTGATGGCGGAAACCGGGGTTCCGGCGCCGGTCCTGGGCAAGCAGCGGCTGTATGACGGCAAGACCGGTGAGGCCTACGACCAGCCGGTCACCGTTGGGAAAGTGCTGATGATGAAGCTGCACCATCTGGTCGAGGACAAGGTCCACGCCCGCTCAACCGGACCGTACTCGCTGGTGACCCAGCAGCCGCTCGGGGGCAAGGCACAGTTCGGCGGTCAGCGCTTCGGTGAGATGGAAGTCTGGGCGCTGGAGGCCTACGGCGCAGCCCATATCCTACAGGAGATGCTGACGGTCAAGTCAGACGATGTTCAAGGCCGGGTGAAGACCTATGAGGCGATCGTCAAGGGCGAGCCCATTGAGGAGCCAGGGATTCCCGCTTCGTTCCGGGTGCTGGTCAAGGAGCTGCAGAGCTTGGGCTTGTCTGTCGAGGCCATCACGGACAGCGGTGAGGTGATGAAGTTCGGCAAGGAGGAAGAGCGGGCACGGCCGCCGCGCCTCGGCCTGGGCCTGTTGGACATGGAATCGCGCGGCGGCAGGTTGTAGCCCGCCCCTTGCGTGTGCGCATAGGAACGTTGTCGCCTCGGACCCGGTGAT from Anaerolineales bacterium encodes:
- a CDS encoding DNA-directed RNA polymerase subunit beta: MAPTGQKWYARTRDTFPLPTLIGVQLESFEWLMREGLAELFDEISPIESYNGGMKLFFPGKSREAREFKLKFWFEDPKHDIEECVERDLTFAAPMYVSVLLAGPEVSEPIKQDLFLGDFPLMTEKGTFIINGTERVVVSQLIRSPGVYFEAPEDRATGRRLASAKLIPDRGAWMEFETRKSDYITLKFNRKRTVPVSILLRAMSAVDDGLDVSPLTDGSDEELIGIFSAVDNKPDHPYIATTIRQEPTWEIKHGRTLGQEALIEFYRRMRPGDPPTLDNAREYLRDQLFDQRRYDLERVGRYKLNQKLDLQEIVPLAHRRVTTWDVVRLVMRLIQINNNQVNPDDIDHLGNRRVKTVGELIQGKLRVGLRRMERVILERMSIRDQEQLSPVSLVNIRPVVAAIREFFGSSQLSQFMDQTNPLAELRHKRTLSALGPGGLRRERAGFDVRDVHHSHYGRICPIETPEGPNIGLIGRLASYAKVNRFGFIETPYRKVHRELDAGDASLIGRTIRGQIVDPKSGNVIAEDSQVVTPQMVKGLSKLGRPVPIEPFVSGETAYLSADEEDKWVIAQANAPLNENSEFVRQRASCRHHGEFLFVSPPEIDYMDVAPRQIVGVSASLIPFLEHDDANRALMGSNMQTQAVPLVRPEVPLVSTGMERQAALDSGQVAVSDVTGEVESVTGSEVVVRVGRERRSFKLRKYNRSNQSTCIDQRPAVIKGQRVRPGDVIADSSSTAGGELALGQNVLCAFLSWEGGNYEDAILISERLVQEDRFTSVHIEKHEVEARDTKLGPEEITYDIPNVGDEALRDLSEDGIIRVGAEVGPNDILVGKITPKGEKELTPEEKLLRAIFGEKAREVKDTSLRMPHGERGKVVAVKVFTREEHRDLPPGVEKMVRVSVAQKRKATEGDKMAGRHGNKGVISRVVPVEDMPYLEDGTPIDLILNPLGVPGRMNIGQILEAHLGWAADRLGFRAVTPVFDGADEEEIEAELARAWLVDRAWDEVGDRAWDWVKSAGYYQEEAFRDEDEVRRLYLEHWLADRGFDPEQIAIDPNYARRAATRQWLRERGFNPEMALLFEDEDIRGEERTRRDQAGVEACLRIWIQDNGGEDPGQVEPEVLRERSLAVMAETGVPAPVLGKQRLYDGKTGEAYDQPVTVGKVLMMKLHHLVEDKVHARSTGPYSLVTQQPLGGKAQFGGQRFGEMEVWALEAYGAAHILQEMLTVKSDDVQGRVKTYEAIVKGEPIEEPGIPASFRVLVKELQSLGLSVEAITDSGEVMKFGKEEERARPPRLGLGLLDMESRGGRL